A window of Clupea harengus chromosome 24, Ch_v2.0.2, whole genome shotgun sequence genomic DNA:
TGGATGAATCCCAGAAGAACTTCAGGTCAGTCAGTGAACCATCGCCATTTAATGCCCTGTATTGACTATTCCACTGCCCCATATGTAGCCCCATAACATTAGCGAATGTGCTAATCAATGCACTTTCAAAGGATGTATGATGTTTTCACATTTAGCTTAATGTAGAGTGTACAGTCTTTAGTAAACTTAAATGATTACTTACTgacattgaaaaaaatatttccctTAAAGTAAATGGAACACttttaaatcaaattgaatgCATGAGAATGAATATATCAGAAACGAGTCAGTGGCAGAGAATGGTTCAAAATATAGTTTTGTTAAATCTCTCTGCATTGTGTTTACAGATGGAGTGTGTATGCAGAGGGTTTGCCTCAAGTTATCAGTTATAAGAGCCCCTTTGATCTTCCAGCGGAGGTCCAGTTCTCATTCACCAAAGACAAAGAATTTATATTCACTGCTCTTGAACAGTAAGCCTGTGTCTTAGTCACAATGATTGGTTGCTCTGCAAGAATGAAATCATATGTGTTCCTTTTTCCTGGTTTATTTTGTCAAAgtaattaaatacaaataattcaattcaattcaattcaattcaattttatttatatagcgccataacaatacaattgtctctaggcgctttacagagcccagagcctgaaacccccctagtgcaagcacaatggcaacacggcaagaaaaaactccctgttagtcaggaaggaaataaaagaaattaaattgaaaataactaaaaagtgcgtgtttgcttgcgtgcgtatgtgcgttgaggaggagcaggagactACACACCCATCCAGACTAGTGTGTCTCATGAGTTTAggatttacagttttttacgactggataaacactaaaatcaaaagtattacacaattatcaaaaccttcactcaaggagcaaaacaacggctcagatttgcaccactataagcacatgtcaacatcacactttttgcgaaacaatacacacaagtgatttgcaaaacactaaacacacttttatgctttagacacagacgtacatcaagatgtcacttccttgcaattccaaagcactgcaagtcaaaataccacactttgtggcaattagttgaacacagccatcaagtgttaTGCAGTTATGGAAACTGAGACAagtttagttgtttttgttgtgattctccatgtttgactgatttgtgtatacagttttttacgactggataaacactaaaatcaaaagtattacacaattatcaaaaccttcactcaaggagaaaaacaacggctcagatttgcaccactataagcacatgtcaacatcacactttttgcgaaacaatacacacaagtgatttgcaaaacactaaacacacttttatgctttagacacagacgtatatcaagatgtcacttccttgcaattccaaagcactgcaagtcaaattaccacactttgtgctttctctgtgtacttcacttacactactctaatcactgagaagtagaattgctaaaagtgttttaggtttataacagcagtgtgtaagtggtacaaacagaattccgtcatatgcaacgtgtgtgtttcatatggtaacaaaatatggttttgggaattagtgtatagtttttacaagagtgtttcattttgcaatggatctgaggtgttttgctcattgggtgtgtggttgtgctaattgtgtgagtgaaatgaaaaacaaaacaaagcagtcaaaattgtgtttaagcaatcgagaaaaactgtatggagagaattaaataatatttccatcagtctgcagcattggtcttgtgtagtgtttggtgaatttatcgaatatttgcactttctctgtgtacttcacttacactactctaatcactgagaagtagaattgctaaaagtgttttaggtttataacagcagtgtgtaagtggtacaaacagaattccatCATATGCaacatgtgtgtttcatatggtaacaaaatatggttttgttaaattggtgtatagtttttacaagagtgtttcattttgcaatggatctgaggtgttttgctcattgggtgtgtggttgtgctaattgtgtgagtgaaatgaaaaacaaaacaaagcagtcaaaattgtgtttaagcaatcgagaaaaactgtaaatgttttatttttataaaacaaacattgtCAATGTTTCTGAAGATAGCATCTAATAATAACAATGAGATTAATTCCCCCTGTTGGTAGGATTACTATATTGAAACTAATAGGATTGGCTAATTCCAAAAGCCAGTGGGACTCCTTCGAGAAACTGGATGAAATCCTCCTGCAACCTCTGAGAAGCCAAACGTATGGTATGtgtcttaaaggtgcagtctgcaattATAAATGCTTCGTTATGCTTCTATGACTGTGTTACTGTGTAGCTACGCAGTCTGTTCGACGCAGTCGTGAACCTTTTGAAGTTCTCCGACGGTTGGTGGGTGTCGGTCGGTGGGTGTCGGTCGGTGGGAATCTTTGTATTCCTTCAATGATGAGTTGTAGAGGTGCTCATATTTTCTTACTTCTTCTGCCAAACGTTCTTCTATTTGGTCCATGGTGAAAATGCGATTGCCGGGCACACTGCCAAcacttttaaatatttaaattttAACTTctaaatatttcattttgttgtgAGATGAGGGAATGAAACCGGAAAAGTGAGATTACACAAGTGATGAAGCTAgaggaccaatcacagccctgcggTCTCCGTCGCCTcgacggatagttacaaaattggGAGGTGCATTTCAGGCCACGGACAGGTGCTGGGAgagggctctgtgtgtctgcgtgtaagGTCGACCATAAATAAGGcttaatccaatacactttttgtcaaattcaacaaATTCCTCCTCATGGTCCTGTAGTTGTCCATTCTATGTGTGAACTCTAATACATTCTTCGTACACAGTCCCGACTCAaacaatcaacacgttgcttcaagAGCACGGAAGAGAAAAGGTACAGTCtatgattctggtgaaaggttgttgattgtTGACACCCATCTGTTGTCAacaatcaacaacctttcaccagaatcatagactgtacctttaacaagAATAAGAAGACACAAGTTTTCTATGTATTATAAACACATTCCACTTACCACATATTCTAACAAATCCTTTCCTACAGAATACATTCAGGAGCACTGGAAAGAGGATGAGTTCTTTGGCTATCAGTTCCTGAATGGCCTCAACCCCATGATGATCCAGCGCTGCTCAAAGCTGCCAGAGAACTTCCCCGTCACAGAGGAGATGGTCAAAGACTCCCTAGGAGGGAGCAGCTTGGAGGTGGAGATGAAGGTAGGCTCAGTGTTCTAACAGTGGGTGAAATCCCAGCTTTCCTTTGTTTGGTCTGCTACGTTTTAAAGTGTTTAGCATTAGATAAGTTAAAGTATAAATGTGTAACgtattcatattttatttttaatgatcAAGAATGGAAATATATTCCTGTCTGACTATAAGATGTTGGATGGACTGAAGGGAAATGTAGTCCATGGCAGAAAGCAGTATCTCACAGCTCCATTGGTCTTGCTGTACTGTAACCCAGAGGGATTGATGCTGCCTATTGCTATACAGGTGAATACTTACTTTTTCAAAAATACTTCTTGGTCCAAATACAAAAACGACATGTCCTAATGCCCTACACTGACCATGttcacacataaaaaaacaacatgttgACATCTCATTTATCTGTAAAGTTGGGACAAAAGGCTGGAGTGAAGAAACCCATCTTCCTCCCCACTGACCCAGAGCATGACTGGCTGCTGGCCAAGATCTTTGTGAGGAACGCAGAGTTCAGCGTACATGAGGTTGACTTTCACCTGCTGAGAACTCACTTGCTGGCCGAGGtgttcaccatggcaacattgcGGAACCTTCCGACGATGCACCCGCTCTTCAAGGTGAtaaagctgatgtgtgtgtgtgtgtgtgtgtgtgtgtgtttacaggagagaaaagagggtcCATTAAATGGAGAACCACAAATCACTTTTCTTAGTTTTCTATTAATCTACAGCCAAGAACCTGGCTTTTATGGGCATCTAAAAGTTTGTGCTGTTTTCATTGGTGTAAGCAAGTTACAGTATACTGGGGCCCAGTGCAAGATAGGGACACCTATGTGTTTCAGTCCCAGTTCAACCCTGGTTGTACTTACTAACAACAAAGTTATACAATGCCTCCATTTGCACAAAGATCGTTGTCACATTGTGTTTAAGACACAAACcattattcatttttcacaAACTATATCTAGTATTTTGGTAGTAAAAACATGGTGCAGAGAAAGCTCCTTATGGTGGTCTTAAGATTTTACAGATCTTAGAGACTcttattttttgtcttttccttgTAGCTCCTCTTTCCCCATATCCGATACACATTCCAGATCAACATCCTGGCCCGGGAGCTGCTGCTATCCAAAATTGGATACATCACCCTGGTATGTAACGTTACTAATATAATGGCACATCACTCATGAAGAAATCTAATGTTCTCAGGTTTTTCTGACATATTCTCGTCAGGACTGCATGGCTTACCTAACACTTTCCATCCTGAACCTGTGGTCTGACCTTAGTCAAATGTAGGAAATCATTAAAGCTTTAACCTTAAATTGGTTGATGTCAATTATCTTAATTAATAATAATCTCATGAACTCATGAaaccacatttgtttttttaaccaTAAAAAATGTTGTCCTAGTATACAACAATAGGTGGAGATTCATTGCCAAAGTTGCTGAAGGGTGCAACTGCCTCCCTGACCTACAGCTCACTCTGTCTGCCTGATAACATCTCTGAGAGAGGCCTGGAGAAGGTTCCCAACTACTACTACAGAGATGACGGGATGAGGCTGTGGAACATTATCAACAAGTATGCTAACTAGTGGAAAACAGTTTAATGTTGTACAGATAGACATAATGCTTTGCTAGGGTTAGAGTGTTACTTCCCCGTGTTGGGATGGTTCAGAAAAACGTTTGGTTAACACCACATCAACAGTGCGTAAAAACTAAAATTGTGCTTTCTGAAAAGATATAAGATATTCTAAGTATCCCAGTGGATACAGAGTCTGAAATAGGCCAGTGGATACACGAACAGACAGAGTCAGTGCtgtaatataaaacaaacacttgaCAGACATAAATTTACATTGAtgcagatgcttgccccatgggatCACATTGTATAGCCGATTTGCGGTTAAAGCGTTCTAACTTAATATTGGAGAGATTTCGATCATTTTTCGATCGTAAAAAACGGGACctaaaaagatgggaaaatagggctcaggcttgtccataagggcgattggggcgacgcactgcctacgggaaaaggagatATTTCACTAGACTGTCTGATccgcctctgaatgtcattgccCATCAGGTAACAGTCAGGCAACAGCCAGGCAAAAGTCATTCTTCAAATGGccaaaagtcgtgcttcaaatggccccgccccttctgggcgatttggggcgaaatggaaatcaccccagacctctctcattgagtcccatgttaaatccatttttttccacaaaacagggctctcaatgcattctctatggcttccgggagggctcgcccctccatgtttttgtcataagtaatggacgtaaaagcatATAataacgtcatacagcttcgaccaAGGCATATTCTGTCGAGATGGCTAGtgctcagtgcaacaactcaattATTTCTgtgaaagaaactcctttcagtcggcgtactaatgacaAAAAATGTGCAAAAATATAATTAGGACCTCCTAGACCAAATATATCAAGGTAGCTACAAAGAAGAGGAAATCCTACACCCGAGGATTTTCAAAGAATTGGTAccaaagaaaatcgtggctagcaggctgtgaagtggctaacggcGTCTTTTGCTATCCCTGCCTACTTTTCCACCCCGAAGGCAccatgacagacagcactgtgtaagataaattcagttcagtacaaATGTATTAACAAAACTTATTTTTATTAACAATGCTTAGGCCTTACAGAAATCAGAGCCTATGCTTATTATACCAATGTAAAACACTAAGGCTCTTTACAGAGACCAGAGCCTGAGAAACAGAGCCTGCAGTCCATCTGGCTAAGCAAGGTCAAGCCGGTGGCAACTTTGTATGTTTGAAGCTAGGGTTAGATGAGGATGTTTTTGGACAGATAAGACGGTCAGCAAATGGGAGGAGAGTAGCTTACAAAGCTATGATTGTCACACAGAAATTATGTGTTATTGCTGAGAATTAGGTGTGCATGGTACCATCTCAAATGGGCGGAAAACAGGAGGCACAGAAAAAACATCAATGGATCAGGACTTAAAAGACCAACTTCTCCATACTTGTATCAGATTGCATTCCCCGGCTTGCCTTGACAGTACTCTGTGTTAAGTCAAgcaagttgtattgtgtcagtaaTTACCAGTAAAACTTAT
This region includes:
- the LOC105904246 gene encoding hydroperoxide isomerase ALOXE3-like; protein product: MYYKHIPLTTYSNKSFPTEYIQEHWKEDEFFGYQFLNGLNPMMIQRCSKLPENFPVTEEMVKDSLGGSSLEVEMKNGNIFLSDYKMLDGLKGNVVHGRKQYLTAPLVLLYCNPEGLMLPIAIQLGQKAGVKKPIFLPTDPEHDWLLAKIFVRNAEFSVHEVDFHLLRTHLLAEVFTMATLRNLPTMHPLFKLLFPHIRYTFQINILARELLLSKIGYITLYTTIGGDSLPKLLKGATASLTYSSLCLPDNISERGLEKVPNYYYRDDGMRLWNIINKFVEGVLTHYYKSDGDVKKDSELQRWIKEIFCKGFLERKSTGIPQSFLAVKDLVKFVTMVIFTASVQHASVNNGQFEFGGWMPNFPSALREPPPKKKGQTTEQTILDTLPDVGTTVHTMAILRLLSSTSSDHYALGYFPEEWFDEEVPCKLMKKFQEDLKSLSDLIKKRNAKLELPYTFLDPENVDNSVAI